ACTTCGGCAATTGTGATTTTTGCAGCGCCTGCCATACATGCGTTAAAATTTCTTGCCGTCCCTTTAAAGATAAGATTTCCGGCTTCGTCACCTTTCCATGCTTTTACAATGGCAAACTCCGCTTTGAAGGCTTGTTCCATGATATGCATCTTTCCGTTGAATTCACGAACTTCTTTTCCTTCTGCAACTTCTGTTCCATAACCTGCAGGTGTGAAGAAAGCTGGAATTCCGGCTTGTGCAGCACGACAGCGCTCCGCTAAGGTTCCTTGTGGAGTTAATTCGACCTCAAGTTCACCCGAAAGCATTTGACGCTCGAATTCGGCGTTTTCGCCAACATAAGACGAAATCATTTTTTTGACTTGTTTTTTCTGCAAAAGCAATCCTAAACCAAAATCATCAACTCCCGCATTATTTGAAATACAGGTTAAATCTGAAATTGAAGTATTTACTAATGCTGCAATGGTATTTTCAGGAATTCCGCATAAACCAAAACCACCAAACATGATGGTCATTCCGCTTTCGATTCCTTCTATAGCGTCCTGAACGTTATTTACTTTTTTTGTAATCATAACAAACTGTCTTTATTACTGTATATTTTTGATAAAAATAAGATTTTTAGATTAAATTATAACGATTTCGTAAAAATAAATCTAGTTTTTAACCGCAAAGTTCACAAAGATAAAACCGCAAGGTTCGCAAAGCTATTTTATAAAATTCAAACTGTGCGAACCTTGCGTAAATCTTACCGTTCTTTGCGGTTATATCTGTTTATGTAATTTCAATTTTTAAAATCATCATGAATTTCCAAAAAAAAATCCTTTTGTATTCTTCCGAATTTCAGAAGATCACAAAAGGATAATTATATTTAAAACATGAACTTTAAGTTACAGTTCGAATTCGTCTGTATTTTGTTCTGTTTGAGTTGTATCTTTTACTACTGCTGGTCTGCTATAGCAATCTACTTTTATCGAAAGATTTGCAGGTCTTTCAAATTCTGACTTAGAAACCTGAAGTCCTGGATCTGCATAACAAAGTTTCATGAAATAACCCCAAATTGGCAATGCTGCTGTAGCTCCTTGTCCGTAAGTTAAACTCTTGAAACGTGCCGAACGGTCTTCACAACCAACCCAAACACCTGTTACTAAGTTCGGAACCATTCCCATAAACCAACCATCTGATTGATTTTGCGTTGTTCCTGTTTTTCCTGCAATTGGATTTCTAAACACATATGGATATCCTGTCCAACGGTTGTCTCCACTTCCTCCTCCTTCAGTTCTTAAACGAGCACCTGAACCAGTTTCTGTAACTCCTTCTAATAACTTAATTACGGCAAAAGCTATATCTTTATTCAAAACGTCATGAGATTCCGGAATTGGCTCATAAATAACCTCTCCGCTTTTGTTTTCTATACGAGTTAAAAACTGTGGCTTAACATAAACTCCTTGATTTGCAAATGTACTATATGCTGCAACCATATCTTCAACGGTAATATCTACAGCTCCTAATGCGATTGAAGGCTGAGCAGGAATTTCGGTTTTAACACCTAATTTATGCGTTAATTCCACAACAGCTTCAGGACCAACACGATCGATTAATTTAGCCGAAACTGTATTGATCGAATTTGCAAGACCTTGTTTTAAAGTTACCATTCCGCGGTATCTGTTGTCAGAGTTTCTTGGTTCCCAATCTGCTGTAACGTTGTGACGTCCTTTGTGAATCATAAATGGTCCGTCAAGAATAGAATCACAAGGCGACATATTCAATTGTTCGATTGCAGTTGCGTAAACAAATGGTTTAAAAGTAGAACCTACTTGTCTCGCTCCTTGTCCAACGTGATCGTATTGGAAATACTTATAGTTAATTCCTCCAACCCACGCTTTTATATTTCCGGTTTGAGGCTCCATTGCCATTAAACCTGATTGCAAGAAGTGCTTGAAATAACGAATGGAATCCATTGGAGTCATTGTTGTGTCACGCTCTCCTTTCCAGGTAAATATGCGCATTTTTGTTTTTACTTTGAATGAAGCAATGATATCATCTTCACTTTTATCCATATCTTTCATGATTGCCCAACGCGTTGAGTTTTTCATGGCCTGCATCATCAATTTATCTGTTTCTGCCTGCGTGATATTTACGAAAGGTGCATTTTTATTGTTTTTTTGCTCGATGAAAAATTGTTGTTGTAAATTTTTCATGTGCTCAGAAACCGCTTCCTCCGCATGTAATTGCATTCTTGAATCGATTGTGGTGTAAATTTTTAATCCATCTTTGTAGATATCATAATCTGAACCGTCTGGTTTTTTGTTTTCAGAAACCCATTTTTTCATGTAATCACGTAGATATTCTCTGAAATAAGTAGCTGTTCCTTCGCGGTGACTTTCTAATTTGAATTTCAACGTAATTGGCAAAGCTTGTAATCTCAATTTTTCAGATTCTGTAATCATCTTTGCTTTCTCCATTTGAGAAAGTACTACATTACGACGATTTTTTACTCCTTCTGGATTACGAACCGGATTATATAACCCTGAATTCTTGAACATTCCCACTAAAATAGCGGACTCATCCATGGTCAAATCCTTAGGATCTTTAGAAAAATAGGTTTGCGCTGCTGAACTTACTCCAACAGAATAGTTCCCAAAATCATAAACGTTGCAATACATTGCCAAAATTTCATTTTTGGTATATTGTCTTTCCAGACGAATGGCGATTATCCACTCTTTTATTTTCTGTACAATCCTGAATGGAAGAAACTTAGACCCTTCACCATGAAACAATTGTTTAGCTAATTGTTGTGATAATGTACTTGCGCCACCATTGGTTCCTAAACTAAAAACAGCTCTTAAAGTTCCACGTCCGTCGATTCCTGAGTGTTCGTAAAAACGAGCATCTTCGGTGGCAACCAAAGCTTCTACCAGACTTTTTGGTAAATCTGAGTACTTAAGCTGTGATCTGTTGGTTTTGAAATATTTACCAATAACTACTCCGTCAGACGAAATAATTTCTGTAGCTAAATTGGAATCTGGATTTTCTAAGTCTTCAAAAGAAGGCATTGATCCAAATAATCCCCATGATGCAAATAAAAAGAAGGCTAAAATACCCAATAAGGTATATGCAAAAATTCTCCAGAATTTCTTTTTATAGTAGTTAATATCCTTATTACTATTAGGTTGGTTGTTTTTCTTGGTGGCCATATAACTATTTTTCTAATCTTTTTGTTCTATTCTAAAACCTACGTCTGTAATACCATCTAAAGCCTGAACTCCAGGAATTTTTCCTGATTCTCTAACAGCTTGTTTTATATGTACTTTGTATTTCCCTCTAAACTTTACATCTTCTTTATAAAACAGTTTACTTTCTTTTATGTCCGTAAAACCATTTCCAAGCAAAGTTCCATCAGGATTTGCCATTTGATATTCTAAAGTATCGACTTTGGTGAAACCACTCGGCGTTTCTATAGCAACAATTAAAAACAAATTATTGAACGGATAATTGTTATTCTCTCTCAAATTTACAAATAAATTGTATTTTTTTGTAGAATCCAAAACTGGTAAATCAAAGGTTACAACGCTGTCTTTGTGCCATGCACTTCCAACAGATTTGTACTGATCGAATACTCTTTTTTTATCACAAGAAAAAAGAAGTATCGCTACCAAAAGAAGAATCCCGCTATTTTTTATTCTCATTTTTAGTAATAATTATAGGTTTTCTAGGTTCAGCCAGTTTATTCTCATTCGAATTTTTAGGTTTATTCGATTGATTTGGCTTATTATTATTCGGTTTATTTCCTTTGTTTGGATTTGGATTTCCATTTCCTACTCCACCTCCAGGCTTGTTTTGATTCTGATTTGGATTCGGTTGTGGTTTCTTTGGTGCAGCCACCACTTCTGCCTCCACATTTGGTTTGCGTTTGCGATTTGGTTTTTTCTTTCTTTTTGGCTGATCAAAACGGGTTAAACTTTCCTGACCCATTGCATTATTAAAGTCTTTTTCAGGCTCTGAAGTAATTTCAACAGCAAAATCTTCTAATGAAGAAACTTTGTTTTTCAACTTATTTTCAGCAATAATTTCTTTTACCTGATCAATTTTCAAAACATGCCAGTTTGCAAAATTATTCGTGTAGGCAAACCACATTAATCCTTTAAAAATATCTTGTTTTTGACAAATTGCATCTCCTTTTTCGGTCACCAATTTAGTGTCATAATCCGGAAAGTCCTTCAATGCATCCATGTAAGTATCAAGCTCATAGTTTAAGCAACACTTTAATTTTCCGCATTGTCCGGCTAATTTTTGTGGATTTAATGAAAGCTGCTGATATCTTGCTGCGGATGTATTTACACTTCTAAAATCAGTAAGCCATGTTGAACAGCAAAGTTCTCTTCCGCAAGAACCAATTCCACCTAAACGAGCTGCTTCCTGACGGAAACCAACTTGTTTCATCTCAACTCTGGTACTGAATTCTTTGGCAAAATCTTTAATCAAAAGTCTAAAATCGACTCTGTCATTTGCCGTATAGTAAAACGTAGCTTTCGATCCGTCTCCCTGAAATTCAATATCAGAAATTTTCATTTCCAATTTATGCTGAATTGCCAATTCTCGGGCTCTAACTTTCATCGGTTCTTCGCGATCACGCGCTACAGACCAAATATCAATATCTTTTTGAGATGCTTTTCGGTAGATTTTTGGCACTTCATTACTTTCGTGATTTACGCCTTTTTTCTTCATTTGAATTTTAACCAATTCGCCTGTCAGAGTAACAATACCAATATCATGTCCTGGTGATGCAACAGTTGCTACAATATCACCAATACTTAAAGTTAATTTTTCTGAATTTCTAAAGAATTCTTTACGTCCGTTTTTAAAACGTACTTCAACGCAGTCAAAAATAGCCTCTCCATTAGACGGACTCATATTTGCGAGCCAGTCAAAAACCGTCAATTTATTGCAGCTATCGGTGCCGCAAGTCCCATTATTTTTACAACCTTTTGGTGCGCCACCATCTGAGGTTGAACAACTTGTACATGCCATAATTATATATGTAGTGTTGCAAAAAAGCAACTTAAGTTCATAAACGTTTGATCGGTAAAGATAGTATTTTTTTTAGTTTGCTTTTTATCGATTATTCTAAAGCTATGTTAAATGGGTAAACACCTCATTTTTAAGCATAAGCAATTCTATCATTTACTTAAAATTGGCTTATTCTAACACTCTTTTGACTTTTACCATTAACCGTCTTTCTCTAAATGGAGGAATTTTGCAACTTAAAAAAATCAGAGATTTTACTTGATCTAACAATTGTAGAATAAGTAACGATTACTTTCTAACAGAATACCTCTTAAAAGCCCAAGAGTCATTTGTTTCTAAATCATTTTATCATGCAAAATACTACTTATAAGAAACTTCTTTTTGTTTACTCTTTCATTCTTTTATTTTTTGGAGTTGCTACATTTACTGGGACATAAATTTTAAGACTGTTTAAATAAAAATAAATATCTTAGAATTATGAAAAAACGAGTTTACAGTGCTGAGTTTAAATCATCAGCAGTACGATTAAGTTACGAGCGAGAAAACATCAAAGAATTAGCAGATGAACTAGGCGTCCAGGTAGAGCGTATTTATAAATGGAGGTCTTCTCAAAAAACATTTACTAATCTACAACCAATTATTTCTAAAAAGACAGAGATAGATTCTTTAGAAGTAAAACAATTACGAAAAGCCCTTAAAGAAAAAGAATTAGAGCTTGAGATATTAAAAAAGGCCGTTCACATCTTTTCCAAGAGCGATGGGAAATCTACCAATTTATAGTCAGCTATAAACATTTATATCCTATTGAAAAGATGTGCAGCGTTTTAAAAGTAAGCCGAAGTAGTTATTATAGATGGTTCAGTGGCGGTCCTTCTAATAGATTTATAGAAAATAGTCTATTTACAGATTTAATAAAAGAAGTTTTTGATCTAAGCAGTCAAACTTACGGAAGTCCCAGAATAGCGGAACAGCTAAAAAGAAAAGGATATAAAATATCCAAAAGGAAAGTTGCTAAATTGATGCTTCTTAATGGCTGGAGAAGTAAACTTAAAAGACGCTTTAAAGTAACCACAGATTCTAATCATCGATATCCAGTGTGCAGTAATCATCTCAATAGAAATTTTACACCAAAATCACTTAATGAGGTTTGGGTGTCTGATATAACCTATATAAGAACAGCTGCCGGCTGGTTATATCTTACTACTATTATTGATTTATATGACAGGCAGGTTATAGGATGGTCATTAAGCACACGAATGTATACCGATCAAACGATTATTCCAGCTTGGAAAATGGCAGTATCAAAAAGAGAAATAACAGAATCTTTACTTTTTCATTCAGATAGAGGAATACAATATGCTTCGATAGAATTCAGAAAATTGATTAATAAAAATACTTTAATCACTCAAAGTATGAGTAGAAAAGCTAATTGTTGGGATAATGCTGTAGCTGAAAGTTTTTTCAAGACCCTTAAAGCAGAACTTATCTATCAGCATAAATTCACAACCATTGAAGAAGCTAAATTAGCAGTCTTTGAATATATAGAAGTATGGTATAATAGAAAACGTCTGCATTCTTCTTTGGGATATAAAACACCTAAAGAAATGGAACTAGAATTTTATAAAATAGAAAGTGTAGCATAGGTCTTAGAAAATTTGTCCGACTTTTTGTTGCAAGTCCATCCATAATTTGGTAAAAGAATGCGACATGTAAATTAGCTTAAAATTTCAGCTAATTTACAATTTTATACAACTTATCTGACAAACGAATACGAAAAGGAACTTCAAAAGTAACTTTATCACCAATCTTAGCCGTTAAAGCTTCAACTTCGTTGACGATCATTTTTTCTAAAACCAATTCCTGATTACCGGTAGTTGGTCCGGAAATTAAGATTTTATCGCCAGTATTCAAGTCGTGATTTTCAATAGTAAAAAGACCAACTTGTGCTTTTACATAATAATGTTCTGCTTTACCAAGAAGTACTTTTTTTACTTTTATCTTTTGACGAATATCCGCTTGTTTTTCGGCTGTAGCCAAAGAATTATTCGGTAATTCGCCTGAATGTTTGAATTTTAGATTTTCAGACTTTCCTTTTCTAAAAACTTTATTTCCAACTTGTTTTCCGATTCTTAATCTTACCTGATCAACCAACGGCATATGAATAATGTCAAGACATTCTGTAGAACAACAGTTTTCCATAGCAGCTTTACAATCATCACATTGAATGAACAACAAATGACATCCGTCGTTTTCACAATTCGTGTGATTATCGCAAGGTTTTCCGCATTGGTGACATTGCGAAATAATATCTTCAGTAATTCTTTCGCCAAGGCGATTATCAAATACGAAGTTTTTTCCAATGAATTTACTTTCTAAACCTTCAGCTTCAATTTGTTTGGCGTAATTAATGATTCCGCCTTCTAACTGAAAAACATTTTTAAAACCCTGATGTTTAAAATAAGCACTCGCTTTTTCACAACGAATTCCACCTGTACAATACATTACAAGATTTTTATCTTCCTTATGATTTTGAAGCTGATCGTTGATTATAGGCAAACTCTCTCTAAAAGTTTCTACATCTGGAGTAATTGCACCTTTAAAATGTCCAACTTCACTTTCGTAGTGATTTCTAAAATCTACCACAATAGTATTTGGATCATCAAGGATTTCATTGAATTCTTTGGCTTTCAAGTGAACGCCAATATCAGTAACATCAAAAGTTTCATCGTTTAAACCGTCAGCAACAATTTTATGACGAACTTTAATAGTTAATTTTAAAAAGGAATGATCATCATGTTCTACCGCTTCATTCAAACGTATACCTTTCATGAAATCATAAACTTCCAGAGTTGCTCTAAAAGCCTCCAAATTTTCTTCAGGAATACTCATTTGAGCATTAATTCCTTCATTGGCAACATAAATTCGGCCTAAAGCATCGAGCTTATTCCAGGCTAAAAATAAATCATCGCGAAATTTTTTGGGATCTTGAATTTTGGCATACGCATAGAAAGACAACGTTAGTCGTTGTTTACCGGCATCATCGATAATGATGGCTCTCTCTTCTGCGCTTAAAGTGTTGTACAGTTGCATGCTATAAACTAATTTAAGTTGAGAAATAATTATGTAATGAATTCTATTTTCCTAGTGAATTCGGGCGCAAAGGTAAGCTTTTCTTTGCAATTTCAAAACCAACTAAAAGCCAAAAATTAAACAACATAAGATATGTTCAAAAATTTAAGAATTTCCACTCGTAACTCATTCAATAAAATGACCTCTTTTAGTCTAAAAACCTTCGCAATTAAAAAAACACTACTGTTTATCAGAGCGTTACTAAAAATTTAGTATATTTATGTTAACAATTTTAACATTTATACTTATGAATGCTTTAAAACTACCAAAACCAATCTTCCCAATTCTCCTTTTTCTACTCTTGTTTATTTCTTGCAAAAAAGAACAACCGAAAGCGCCACCGCCCATGCAGGCACCTTTTGTCACAGTAAAAAGTGAAGATGTCCCAATTTATAAAGATTTTGCCGGACAAACTTTTGGCGAATTAGACATTGAATTAATTGCTCGAGTAGACGGAATATTGACCGGGTTATATTTTAAAGAAGGTCAAAAAGTTAAAAAAGGTCAATTACTCTATACAATTGATCCGTTAGAATATGAAACTAAAGTCGAACAAGCTCGCGGACAGGTTGCTGTTGCACAAAGTAGCTTGGTAAATGCTAACGAAGAATTAAAAAGAATTCGTCCACTTGCCGATATGAATGCCGTAAGTAAGCGAGAATTAGACGCGGCAGTTGCAAAAGACAAAGCCGCAAGATCTAATTATGCCAGTATGCAGGCAAGCTTAAAAAATCAAGAAATAGAACGAGGTTATTGCAACATTAAATCTCCAATCGATGGTGTTATCGGACTTTCGAATGCCAGATTAGGAGATTACATTACCAAACTGGGCAATGCCTCAAGATTGAATATGGTTTCGAAACTTGACAAAGTAAGAGTACAATTTACAGTTAGTGAATCTGATTATCTTAAATACCAGAAAAGCACTAAACAAGGCGAAAAAATCACTGATCTTCAGCTAATATTATCAGACGGAAGCATTCATCCCGAAAAAGGAACTCTGAACTTTTCTGATACTAAAATAGATCCTACAACAGGAACCGTAACTATTGAAGCACAATTTCCAAATCCTGACGGGACTTTGCGTTCAGGACAATTCGGAAAAGTTCGCGTTTTGATTCGCACAGCAAAAGATGCAATCGTAATCCCTCAAAAAGCAGTTACTGAAATTCAGGGACTATTTCAGGTTTCTGTAATCGATGATAAAAACACTATTCAAACCCGAATGGTGGAAGTAGGTCAAAAAACTGGTGTTGACTGGATCATTACAAAAGGACTAAAACCTAATGAAAGAGTAGCAATAATTGGTAATCAGTTTATTCAGCCCGGATCAACTGTTGCCCCAGTTCCTTATGTGGCCGACAAAAAACAGATTGCATCATCTCAAAACGACTAAATTATGGATAATTTTTTTGTAAGAAGACCGATAGTCGCCATCGTACTATCCATATTTATCGTTATTATTGGAGGGCTTTCAATCCTTGGAACTCCCATAGCGCAATATCCTGAAATTGCACCACCTTTAGTACAAGTTTCAACTAGTTATAGAGGTGCAAATGCCTTAAATGTAGAGCAAGCCGTTGCCACACCAATTGAACAAAAAGTAAACGGAGTTGAAAACATGCTTTACATGCAATCGACCAATACCGGAGATGGAAGTATGACTCTGAACATTACATTTGACATGGGAACTGATTTGGATATCGCAACAATGCTTACCCAAAACAGAGTAAATGAAGCGACCAACAAACTCCCAAACGATGTAAAAACAACAGGAGTTACGACCAAAAAGTCGCTTTCGATGCCTTTGCTTATTATCTCGTTGTTCTCTCCCGAAAAAACATTTGACAATAACTTTTTAACTAATTATGCCAATATCAATATTGTAGATGCATTGGCGCGTATTAAAGGTGTTGGAGAAGTTACACTCTACGGAGGAAGTAGTTATGCAATGAGAATTTGGGTCAAGCCCGATATCATGTCCAAATACAATCTGACAGTTCCCGATATTATTCAGGCGATTAAAGAACAAAATGCGATTTCACCAGGAGGAAAATTTGGAGCACCGCCAGCAACAGACAACAATGAATTTACTTATAACGTAACGCTAAAAGACCGTTTAGTAAATCCTGAAGATTTTGAAAATATCATTCTAAAATCAAACATCAACAATCAGCAAGTCCGCTTAAAAGATGTTGGAACCGTGACTTTAGGAACTGAAAGTTATGCTTCAGTCGCCAGACTAAACGGAAGTCCCGCGGGAACAATTGGAATTAAACAAATGCCGGGTTCTAATGCTTTAGAAGTTGCTGCCAATGTCAAAAAAACAATCGAACAATTAAGCAAACGTTTTCCACAGGATTTAAAATATCGAGTTTCATTAGACACAACCCTCGCCATTTCTGAAGGAATTAATGAAATCATGCACACACTTGTCGAAGCTATTATATTGGTAATTATAGTAGTTTTTATCTTTTTGCAAAACTGGCGTGCAACACTGATTCCGCTAGTAACCGTACCTGTTTCCTTGGTTGGAGTTTTCATGCTTTTCCCATTATTAGGATTCTCAGTAAACGTGCTTTCCCTTTTAGGATTAGTACTCGCGATTGGTATTGTGGTCGATGATGCAATTGTCGTCGTCGAGGCCGTAATGCATCATATCGAACAAGGAATGTCTCCAAAAGACGCTACAAATCAAGCGATGAAAGAAGTTTCAGGTCCCGTAATTGCAATCGCAATTGTACTAACCGCAGTATTTATTCCCGTTGCATTAACACCCGGAATTACTGGACGACTCTATCAGCAATTTGCCATTACAATTGCGATTTCGGTAATATTTTCCGCGCTAAGCGCCTTAACTTTAAGTCCCGCTTTATGTTCTTTATTACTAAAACCTAATCAGGAAGCAAAAGGCTGGCTTGGAAAATTCTTTGCCGCTTTCAATCGAAAATTTTCATCTTTTACAGATAAATACACCGGTTTTTCAGGTTTTCTAATCAAGAAAATGGCGCGAAGTTTTATTTTCATCGGAATTCTGATTGGAGCCATTATTCTTTTGGGAGGAAAAATTCCGGGTGGATTCGTTCCTGAAGAAGATCAAGGATATATGTTTGTGAATATTGAATTACCCGGCGCTTCATCCTTAGAAAGAACCAATAAAGTGATTCAGAAAATCGAGCATATTTTATCCAAAAATGATGGTGTCGAATATTACACTTCTGTCGCCGGATTTAGTTTAATCAAAAACTCGGTTGCAACTAATAACGGATTCTTTTTCGTCGCCTTGAAAGAATGGAAAGAACGCAAACAAGACGTCTTTCAGATTCTAAAAGAAGTAAATGGAAAAGTAGTTTTTGGAATTCCCGAAGCAACCGTCTTTGCTTTTGGTCCACCGCCAATTACCGGAATTGGTAATGCCGCGGGATTCTCAATGATGCTTCAGGATAAGGAAGGAAATACGCCTCAATATCTCTTTGAAAACTCACAACGATTTATGGCCGAAGCTAAGAAACGACCAGAAATTGGAACCATCCGAACAACCTTTAATCCAAATGTACCGCAAATTAGTCTCGATGTTGATCGGGAAAAAGTTACAGAACTTGGACTTTCTCTTTCAGATGTCAATCTCGCAATTGGTGCCAGTTTAGGAGGTCAATATATTAATGAGTTCAACAAATTTGGGCGTCAATATATTGTATTGCTCCAGGCAGATCCAAGTTTTACAGTAAATCCCGAAGACATAAATAAGATTTTTGTTCGAAGTAAAAGCAACAAAATGATTCCGATTTCGAGTATTGCAACCATTCGAAAAGAAAGCGGACCCGAATTTACAACCCGTTTTAATTTGTATAGGGCCGCGGAAATTGGAGGAACGCCCGCGCCCGGATTTACTTCCGCGCAAGCAATGACAGCTTTAGAAGAAACCGCTCAAAAAACCTTGCCAGCAGCGATGAGTTATGAATGGGCGAATATGAGTTATCAGGAAAAACAAGCCGAAGGAAAAGGAAATACAGTATTCATCATGGCACTTGTTTTTGTATTCCTGATTTTAGCAGCACAATACGAAAGTTGGAAATTGCCATTTAGCGTACTTCTGGGAACTCCTTTTGCCGTTTTTGGTGCATTTTTAGGATTATATATCTGTCGCTTTTTTAGTCCGGATTATGTTAATAATGTCTTTGCCCAAATTGGGCTCGTTATGCTTATTGGACTCGCGGCAAAAAATGCCATTTTGATTGTCGAATTTGCCAAAGAAGAATATGAAAAAGGAATGCCGGTAAAAGAAGCAGCTTTATACGCAGCCAAACTTCGTTTCCGACCAATTCTAATGACAGCCTTTGCATTTATTTTGGGAGTTGTCCCTTTGTTAACCGCAACAGGAGCAGGAGCTCAAGCCAGAAAAGTAATGGGAATGACCGTTTTTAGCGGTATGCTCGTCGCTACGATTTTAGGAGTCTGTTTGATTCCGGTGTTATTTGTATTTATTGAAACTTTTGGAAAGAAACCTTCAAAAGAAATTGATGAACCTAAAAAGGAAGAACCATGAAAAATCTAAAATTAATAGTAGCAGTACTTTTGATGGCCGTTTTTCCTTATGGATGTATGGTTGGACCAAAATACAAACAACCCGAACAACCTAAACCGGAAACTTTCTTGCATGGTGATCATACTACGGACACAACAAATACGGTGCGAACCATAAAATGGTCAACAATTTTTAATGATCCTGTTTTAATTGGATTAATCGAAAAAGGGCTTCAAAACAACTTCGATTTAAAGATCGCCATTGCACGATTAGAGCAAGCCAGAGCCAATCTCGGAATAGCTAAAGCCGACTTATATCCTTCTTTTCAATATTCAGGACAAGTAAATAGTGCCGAAACGTTTGCAATGCCTAATTCTGCTTTTGCAAACATGTCCTGGGAATTGGACTTTTGGGGAAAATACCGTCATCAGAAGAAAGCTTTTCTAAATGATCTTTTGGCTTCTGATGAAGCTCGAAAAGTGGTACTTTCAGATATCGTCAGCAATATTGCAATTTCGTATTTTGAGTTACGTGATTTTGATAATCAATTAGAAATAACCATTCATACTTTAGAAACGAGACAAAAAGCTTATGATATTATAAACGAACGTTTTAAAAGTGGTTATGTTGCTGAATTAGACAAAGTTCAAATCGAACAACAAGTCGCAATTGCCGAAGCCAACATTCCTGCAATTAAAAGACAAATTACAGCACTTGAAAATTCGATTTCTATTTTAATCGGACAAGTTCCGCAGCCTATCGAAAGAGGAAAAACCAATAGTGAATTGTTGATTCTCACTACTTTTCCAACTTCAATTCCATCTGCTTTGCTCGAAAACCGACCTGACGTAAAAGCCACTGAACTTTTGTACCGTTCTGCAAACGAAAGAATTGGTGTTGCACAAGCCATGCGATATCCATCTTTTAATATTGCCGCTTTAGCTGGTTTTACAAGTGTTATGGTTGCCGATTTATTTAATGATGCCTCGTATTTACAAAATGTAGGTGCGGGAGTTACCGGCCCAATCTTCAATTTCGGAAAAAACAAACGCCGTGTCGAAGTGAACCGCCAAATTGCCGAAGAACGCAAACTGAACTTTCAAAAAACCTATTTAACAGCTATTTCTGAAGTTGAAAATTCGCTTCAAAATGTTGCGATGTACAAAGAAGAATGGGCTGCAAGAAACAGACAAGTCATAGCGGCACAAACGAATTATGATTTATCAAATGCCAGATATTACAATGGTTACGTTTCGTATCT
This genomic window from Flavobacterium sp. 9 contains:
- a CDS encoding efflux RND transporter permease subunit → MDNFFVRRPIVAIVLSIFIVIIGGLSILGTPIAQYPEIAPPLVQVSTSYRGANALNVEQAVATPIEQKVNGVENMLYMQSTNTGDGSMTLNITFDMGTDLDIATMLTQNRVNEATNKLPNDVKTTGVTTKKSLSMPLLIISLFSPEKTFDNNFLTNYANINIVDALARIKGVGEVTLYGGSSYAMRIWVKPDIMSKYNLTVPDIIQAIKEQNAISPGGKFGAPPATDNNEFTYNVTLKDRLVNPEDFENIILKSNINNQQVRLKDVGTVTLGTESYASVARLNGSPAGTIGIKQMPGSNALEVAANVKKTIEQLSKRFPQDLKYRVSLDTTLAISEGINEIMHTLVEAIILVIIVVFIFLQNWRATLIPLVTVPVSLVGVFMLFPLLGFSVNVLSLLGLVLAIGIVVDDAIVVVEAVMHHIEQGMSPKDATNQAMKEVSGPVIAIAIVLTAVFIPVALTPGITGRLYQQFAITIAISVIFSALSALTLSPALCSLLLKPNQEAKGWLGKFFAAFNRKFSSFTDKYTGFSGFLIKKMARSFIFIGILIGAIILLGGKIPGGFVPEEDQGYMFVNIELPGASSLERTNKVIQKIEHILSKNDGVEYYTSVAGFSLIKNSVATNNGFFFVALKEWKERKQDVFQILKEVNGKVVFGIPEATVFAFGPPPITGIGNAAGFSMMLQDKEGNTPQYLFENSQRFMAEAKKRPEIGTIRTTFNPNVPQISLDVDREKVTELGLSLSDVNLAIGASLGGQYINEFNKFGRQYIVLLQADPSFTVNPEDINKIFVRSKSNKMIPISSIATIRKESGPEFTTRFNLYRAAEIGGTPAPGFTSAQAMTALEETAQKTLPAAMSYEWANMSYQEKQAEGKGNTVFIMALVFVFLILAAQYESWKLPFSVLLGTPFAVFGAFLGLYICRFFSPDYVNNVFAQIGLVMLIGLAAKNAILIVEFAKEEYEKGMPVKEAALYAAKLRFRPILMTAFAFILGVVPLLTATGAGAQARKVMGMTVFSGMLVATILGVCLIPVLFVFIETFGKKPSKEIDEPKKEEP
- a CDS encoding TolC family protein — protein: MKNLKLIVAVLLMAVFPYGCMVGPKYKQPEQPKPETFLHGDHTTDTTNTVRTIKWSTIFNDPVLIGLIEKGLQNNFDLKIAIARLEQARANLGIAKADLYPSFQYSGQVNSAETFAMPNSAFANMSWELDFWGKYRHQKKAFLNDLLASDEARKVVLSDIVSNIAISYFELRDFDNQLEITIHTLETRQKAYDIINERFKSGYVAELDKVQIEQQVAIAEANIPAIKRQITALENSISILIGQVPQPIERGKTNSELLILTTFPTSIPSALLENRPDVKATELLYRSANERIGVAQAMRYPSFNIAALAGFTSVMVADLFNDASYLQNVGAGVTGPIFNFGKNKRRVEVNRQIAEERKLNFQKTYLTAISEVENSLQNVAMYKEEWAARNRQVIAAQTNYDLSNARYYNGYVSYLEVLDAQRSLFEAQLSLSNLTQKQLSSMIQLYKALGGGWN